A genome region from Lucilia cuprina isolate Lc7/37 chromosome 3, ASM2204524v1, whole genome shotgun sequence includes the following:
- the LOC111685733 gene encoding transcriptional adapter 1-like isoform X1, which translates to MNNDLSDKVGAAKNALMSALGDNAQKYLSNMKLWFRHKWSKEQFDYESRKFLSPDKMHLHNQFFIAILNKIDAFQMPQEPSPISGSLSVGVSGATLGTNNSGSRKAKRKKSSRVSSDRVTFEPYDFLDFIMEDTMKLIRPATGTEANVQILPTQRYCVQELFLPDAGFILGRFLIGAWESGLVNVEDNVAEYVAMAVQVLLKNLISAVIMKKEHYKVTGEGSFYYDVGASLKDPSVRNTVTRQKQDDGPLELDKEITSPNFMRRSNDDVTFLSACEEINPKNTKEITLTDCQRAFSDRNLIPSHSVYAINMERLTQMMH; encoded by the exons atgaataacgATTTAAGTGATAAAGTTGGTGCTGCGAAAAATGCTTTAATGTCGGCTCTGGGCGATAATGCTCAgaaatatttatctaatatGAAGCTTTGGTTCAGACATAAATGGTCTAAAGAACAGTTCGATTATGAATCTCGAAAATTTTTATCGCCAGACAAAATGCACTTGCACaatcaattttttattgcaatacTTAATAAAATAGATGCTTTTCAAATGCCGCAGGAACCAAGCCCTATAAGTGGCAGTCTCTCAGTAGGAGTTTCTGGTGCAACATTGGGTACGAATAATAGTGGGAGCCGTAAAGCCAAGCGAAAAAAAAGTTCTCGAGTATCTAGTGATAGAGTTACATTTGAACCGTATGATTTCTTGGATTTTATTATGGAAGACACAATGAAATTAATACGACCGGCAACAGGAACGGAAGCAAATGTCCAGATTCTGCCAACCCAACGATATTGTGTTCAAGAATTATTTTTACCGGATGCTGGATTTATTTTAGGCCGTTTTCTTATTGGAGCATGGGAATCTGGTCTAGTTAATGTGGAAGATAATGTTGCAGAATACGTTGCAATGGCAGTGCAAGTACTACTTAAAAATCTTATATCAGCAGTCATTATGAAAAAAGAACATTATAAAGTAACTGGAGAAGGCTCATTCTACTATGATGTTGGAGCATCACTAAAAGATCCGTCAGTGCGCAATACTGTTACACGCCAAAAACAAGATGACGGGCCTTTAGAGCTAGATAAAGAAATAACATCACCTAATTTTATGCGTAGATCTAATGATGACGTTACTTTTCTCTCCGCCTGTGAAGAAAT AAATCCCAAAAATACGAAGGAAATTACTCTTACAGATTGCCAGAGAGCATTTTCAGATCGCAATTTAATACCTTCACATTCAGTTTATGCAATAAATATGGAAAGATTAACACAAATGatgcattaa
- the LOC111685733 gene encoding transcriptional adapter 1-like isoform X2, translated as MNNDLSDKVGAAKNALMSALGDNAQKYLSNMKLWFRHKWSKEQFDYESRKFLSPDKMHLHNQFFIAILNKIDAFQMPQEPSPISGSLSVGVSGATLGTNNSGSRKAKRKKSSRVSSDRVTFEPYDFLDFIMEDTMKLIRPATGTEANVQILPTQRYCVQELFLPDAGFILGRFLIGAWESGLVNVEDNVAEYVAMAVQVLLKNLISAVIMKKEHYKVTGEGSFYYDVGASLKDPSVRNTVTRQKQDDGPLELDKEITSPNFMRRSNDDVTFLSACEEI; from the exons atgaataacgATTTAAGTGATAAAGTTGGTGCTGCGAAAAATGCTTTAATGTCGGCTCTGGGCGATAATGCTCAgaaatatttatctaatatGAAGCTTTGGTTCAGACATAAATGGTCTAAAGAACAGTTCGATTATGAATCTCGAAAATTTTTATCGCCAGACAAAATGCACTTGCACaatcaattttttattgcaatacTTAATAAAATAGATGCTTTTCAAATGCCGCAGGAACCAAGCCCTATAAGTGGCAGTCTCTCAGTAGGAGTTTCTGGTGCAACATTGGGTACGAATAATAGTGGGAGCCGTAAAGCCAAGCGAAAAAAAAGTTCTCGAGTATCTAGTGATAGAGTTACATTTGAACCGTATGATTTCTTGGATTTTATTATGGAAGACACAATGAAATTAATACGACCGGCAACAGGAACGGAAGCAAATGTCCAGATTCTGCCAACCCAACGATATTGTGTTCAAGAATTATTTTTACCGGATGCTGGATTTATTTTAGGCCGTTTTCTTATTGGAGCATGGGAATCTGGTCTAGTTAATGTGGAAGATAATGTTGCAGAATACGTTGCAATGGCAGTGCAAGTACTACTTAAAAATCTTATATCAGCAGTCATTATGAAAAAAGAACATTATAAAGTAACTGGAGAAGGCTCATTCTACTATGATGTTGGAGCATCACTAAAAGATCCGTCAGTGCGCAATACTGTTACACGCCAAAAACAAGATGACGGGCCTTTAGAGCTAGATAAAGAAATAACATCACCTAATTTTATGCGTAGATCTAATGATGACGTTACTTTTCTCTCCGCCTGTGAAGAAAT TTGA
- the LOC111685734 gene encoding delta(3,5)-Delta(2,4)-dienoyl-CoA isomerase, mitochondrial isoform X3, translated as MMSTKMLPESITNIPSFKTLAVTTPKPFVFHVELNRPQRYNAINKEMWIEIKDCFESLSSNPDCRAIVISAAGKHFTAGIDLTDMLKLGQDLSEIEDVARKGIYLERLIKLYQDSISSLENCPKPVISAIHSACIGAGIDMITAADIRYCSQDAFFSVKEVEIGMAADVGTLQRFPKAVGSQSLARELCYTGRRFESSEAFNCGLISKVFPDKDSLVNGALALAESIAEKSPIAVQATKQNVVYSQSRPNQKGLDHIREMNKLYLQSEDFAQAAAAQLTKGEKPVFSKL; from the exons ATGATGTCTACAAAAATGTTGCCGGAAAGTATTACAAATATTCCATCTTTCAAGACTCTGGCCGTTACGACTCCAAAACCATTTGTTTTTCACGTTGAATTGAATAGACCTCAGCGTTATAATGCTATCAACAAAGAAATGTGgat CGAAATCAAAGACTGCTTTGAAAGTTTAAGTTCGAATCCCGATTGTAGAGCGATTGTCATCTCTGCGGCTGGAAAACATTTTACTGCAG GTATTGATTTGACTGACATGTTAAAATTGGGCCAAGATCTCTCAGAGATTGAGGATGTTGCTCGGAAAGGAATTTATCTGGAACGTCTTATAAAATTGTATCAGGATTCCATAAGTTCGTTAGAAAATTGTCCTAAGCCCGTCATATCTGCAATACACTCTGCTTGCATTGGGGCTGGTATTGATATGATTACAGCGGCAGATATTCGTTACTGCTCTCAAGATGCTTTTTTCTCTGTAAAAGAAGTTGAAATTGGCATGGCAGCCGATGTTGGCACTTTACAACGATTCCCTAAAGCAGTTGGAAGCCAATCATTGGCCCGGGAATTATGTTACACTGGACGTCGTTTTGAGAGTTCAGAGGCTTTCAATTGTGGATTAATCAGTAAAGTTTTCCCTGACAAAGATTCATTAGTTAACGGCGCCCTAGCTTTAGCTGAAAGCATTGCAGAGAAGAGTCCGATCGCTGTACAGGCTACTAAACAAAACGTTGTCTACTCACAAAGCCGTCCTAATCAAAAGGGTTTAGATCACATT CGTGAAATGAACAAATTATATCTACAATCCGAAGACTTCGCTCAAGCTGCTGCAGCCCAATTGACTAAAGGGGAAAAGCCAGTCTTTTCAAAGTTATAA
- the LOC111685734 gene encoding delta(3,5)-Delta(2,4)-dienoyl-CoA isomerase, mitochondrial isoform X1, protein MFLRTIVKPAAFPYRNIFNLFTANNNARMMSTKMLPESITNIPSFKTLAVTTPKPFVFHVELNRPQRYNAINKEMWIEIKDCFESLSSNPDCRAIVISAAGKHFTAGIDLTDMLKLGQDLSEIEDVARKGIYLERLIKLYQDSISSLENCPKPVISAIHSACIGAGIDMITAADIRYCSQDAFFSVKEVEIGMAADVGTLQRFPKAVGSQSLARELCYTGRRFESSEAFNCGLISKVFPDKDSLVNGALALAESIAEKSPIAVQATKQNVVYSQSRPNQKGLDHIREMNKLYLQSEDFAQAAAAQLTKGEKPVFSKL, encoded by the exons ATGTTTTTGAGAACTATTGTAAAACCAGCTGCATTTCCATATCGGAATATA TTTAATCTATTTACAGCAAATAACAATGCTCGGATGATGTCTACAAAAATGTTGCCGGAAAGTATTACAAATATTCCATCTTTCAAGACTCTGGCCGTTACGACTCCAAAACCATTTGTTTTTCACGTTGAATTGAATAGACCTCAGCGTTATAATGCTATCAACAAAGAAATGTGgat CGAAATCAAAGACTGCTTTGAAAGTTTAAGTTCGAATCCCGATTGTAGAGCGATTGTCATCTCTGCGGCTGGAAAACATTTTACTGCAG GTATTGATTTGACTGACATGTTAAAATTGGGCCAAGATCTCTCAGAGATTGAGGATGTTGCTCGGAAAGGAATTTATCTGGAACGTCTTATAAAATTGTATCAGGATTCCATAAGTTCGTTAGAAAATTGTCCTAAGCCCGTCATATCTGCAATACACTCTGCTTGCATTGGGGCTGGTATTGATATGATTACAGCGGCAGATATTCGTTACTGCTCTCAAGATGCTTTTTTCTCTGTAAAAGAAGTTGAAATTGGCATGGCAGCCGATGTTGGCACTTTACAACGATTCCCTAAAGCAGTTGGAAGCCAATCATTGGCCCGGGAATTATGTTACACTGGACGTCGTTTTGAGAGTTCAGAGGCTTTCAATTGTGGATTAATCAGTAAAGTTTTCCCTGACAAAGATTCATTAGTTAACGGCGCCCTAGCTTTAGCTGAAAGCATTGCAGAGAAGAGTCCGATCGCTGTACAGGCTACTAAACAAAACGTTGTCTACTCACAAAGCCGTCCTAATCAAAAGGGTTTAGATCACATT CGTGAAATGAACAAATTATATCTACAATCCGAAGACTTCGCTCAAGCTGCTGCAGCCCAATTGACTAAAGGGGAAAAGCCAGTCTTTTCAAAGTTATAA
- the LOC111685734 gene encoding delta(3,5)-Delta(2,4)-dienoyl-CoA isomerase, mitochondrial isoform X2 produces MFLRTIVKPAAFPYRNIVTNNNARMMSTKMLPESITNIPSFKTLAVTTPKPFVFHVELNRPQRYNAINKEMWIEIKDCFESLSSNPDCRAIVISAAGKHFTAGIDLTDMLKLGQDLSEIEDVARKGIYLERLIKLYQDSISSLENCPKPVISAIHSACIGAGIDMITAADIRYCSQDAFFSVKEVEIGMAADVGTLQRFPKAVGSQSLARELCYTGRRFESSEAFNCGLISKVFPDKDSLVNGALALAESIAEKSPIAVQATKQNVVYSQSRPNQKGLDHIREMNKLYLQSEDFAQAAAAQLTKGEKPVFSKL; encoded by the exons ATGTTTTTGAGAACTATTGTAAAACCAGCTGCATTTCCATATCGGAATATAGTGA CAAATAACAATGCTCGGATGATGTCTACAAAAATGTTGCCGGAAAGTATTACAAATATTCCATCTTTCAAGACTCTGGCCGTTACGACTCCAAAACCATTTGTTTTTCACGTTGAATTGAATAGACCTCAGCGTTATAATGCTATCAACAAAGAAATGTGgat CGAAATCAAAGACTGCTTTGAAAGTTTAAGTTCGAATCCCGATTGTAGAGCGATTGTCATCTCTGCGGCTGGAAAACATTTTACTGCAG GTATTGATTTGACTGACATGTTAAAATTGGGCCAAGATCTCTCAGAGATTGAGGATGTTGCTCGGAAAGGAATTTATCTGGAACGTCTTATAAAATTGTATCAGGATTCCATAAGTTCGTTAGAAAATTGTCCTAAGCCCGTCATATCTGCAATACACTCTGCTTGCATTGGGGCTGGTATTGATATGATTACAGCGGCAGATATTCGTTACTGCTCTCAAGATGCTTTTTTCTCTGTAAAAGAAGTTGAAATTGGCATGGCAGCCGATGTTGGCACTTTACAACGATTCCCTAAAGCAGTTGGAAGCCAATCATTGGCCCGGGAATTATGTTACACTGGACGTCGTTTTGAGAGTTCAGAGGCTTTCAATTGTGGATTAATCAGTAAAGTTTTCCCTGACAAAGATTCATTAGTTAACGGCGCCCTAGCTTTAGCTGAAAGCATTGCAGAGAAGAGTCCGATCGCTGTACAGGCTACTAAACAAAACGTTGTCTACTCACAAAGCCGTCCTAATCAAAAGGGTTTAGATCACATT CGTGAAATGAACAAATTATATCTACAATCCGAAGACTTCGCTCAAGCTGCTGCAGCCCAATTGACTAAAGGGGAAAAGCCAGTCTTTTCAAAGTTATAA